From Motilibacter peucedani, the proteins below share one genomic window:
- a CDS encoding nitrilase-related carbon-nitrogen hydrolase, translated as MRTALVQLGGDLSAPLAQRVEEVAGTVAGLGDADLVVLPELWAQGAWNAREWASSAEPLPGSVVPVLADAARAADAYLHCGSVVERADDGTLYNTAVLLGPDGATLATYRKVHRFGFDSGEAAVLGAGPGPVTAAVAGTVAGLATCYDLRFPELFRALVDLGAELVVMASSWPAARIGHWSTLARARAIEDQVWLVACNQTGTQRGVALGGRSVVVSPWGEVVAEADDTEQVLVADIDLSFVATTRAEFPVLRDRRL; from the coding sequence ATGCGCACGGCCCTGGTCCAGCTCGGCGGCGACCTGTCCGCGCCGCTCGCACAGCGTGTGGAGGAGGTCGCGGGCACGGTGGCCGGTCTGGGCGACGCCGACCTGGTCGTGCTCCCCGAGCTGTGGGCGCAGGGCGCGTGGAACGCGCGCGAGTGGGCGTCGAGCGCCGAGCCGCTCCCGGGGTCGGTGGTCCCGGTGCTCGCCGACGCGGCGCGGGCGGCCGACGCGTACCTCCACTGCGGCAGCGTCGTCGAGCGCGCCGACGACGGCACCCTCTACAACACCGCGGTCCTACTCGGGCCCGACGGCGCGACCCTCGCGACCTACCGCAAGGTGCACCGCTTCGGCTTCGACTCCGGCGAGGCGGCTGTGCTGGGCGCAGGTCCCGGCCCGGTCACCGCAGCCGTGGCGGGAACGGTCGCCGGGCTCGCCACCTGCTACGACCTGCGCTTCCCGGAGCTCTTCCGCGCGCTGGTCGACCTCGGGGCCGAGCTCGTCGTGATGGCGTCGTCCTGGCCCGCGGCGCGCATCGGGCACTGGTCGACGCTGGCTCGGGCCCGCGCGATCGAGGACCAGGTGTGGCTGGTCGCCTGCAACCAGACCGGCACCCAGCGCGGCGTCGCGCTCGGCGGCCGGTCGGTCGTCGTCAGCCCGTGGGGCGAGGTGGTCGCCGAGGCCGACGACACCGAGCAGGTGCTGGTCGCCGACATCGACCTCTCGTTCGTCGCCACCACGCGGGCCGAGTTCCCCGTCCTGCGCGACCGACGGCTGTGA
- the hisC gene encoding histidinol-phosphate transaminase has translation MTTPAAPKLRDAVSALPAYVPGRPAVAPDGRPAYKLSSNENPYPPLASVQEVLREAVGSVNRYPDMSAAALVREIAAFHAVPVECVATGTGSVGVLQQVVQATCGPGDEVVFAWRSFEAYPIVVQISGASAVPVPLAADEGHDLDAMLAAVTPRTRLVLLCTPNNPTGTTIATNALARFLAAVPSDVLVVVDEAYTEFVRDADAADGVAAFREHANVAVLRTFSKAYGLAGLRVGYALAAPPVAAALRATAVPFGVSGLAQAAAIASLAARDELLERVEALVAERERVTAALRRQGWTLPDSSANFVWLRLGDRSAEFAAACDAVGVSVRPYGADGVRVTIGEREANDLFVQVAEAWLSR, from the coding sequence GTGACGACTCCCGCCGCCCCGAAGCTGCGCGACGCTGTCAGCGCGCTGCCCGCCTACGTCCCGGGCCGCCCGGCCGTCGCCCCGGACGGGCGCCCGGCCTACAAGCTGTCGAGCAACGAGAACCCCTACCCGCCGCTCGCGAGCGTGCAGGAGGTCCTCCGCGAGGCGGTCGGCTCGGTCAACCGCTACCCCGACATGTCGGCGGCCGCGCTGGTGCGCGAGATCGCGGCGTTCCACGCCGTGCCGGTCGAGTGCGTCGCCACCGGCACCGGCAGCGTCGGCGTCCTGCAGCAGGTGGTGCAGGCGACCTGCGGGCCGGGCGACGAGGTCGTCTTCGCCTGGCGCTCGTTCGAGGCCTACCCCATCGTCGTGCAGATCTCCGGCGCCAGCGCCGTGCCGGTGCCGCTCGCCGCCGACGAGGGCCACGACCTCGACGCGATGCTGGCCGCCGTCACACCGCGGACCCGGCTGGTGCTGCTGTGCACGCCCAACAACCCGACGGGCACGACGATCGCGACCAACGCGCTCGCCAGGTTCCTCGCCGCCGTGCCCTCCGACGTGCTCGTCGTCGTCGACGAGGCCTACACCGAGTTCGTCCGCGACGCGGACGCGGCCGACGGGGTGGCCGCCTTCCGCGAGCACGCGAACGTCGCGGTGCTGCGTACGTTCTCGAAGGCCTACGGGCTCGCCGGCCTGCGCGTCGGGTACGCGTTGGCCGCCCCTCCGGTCGCGGCCGCCCTGCGCGCGACCGCCGTGCCCTTCGGCGTGAGCGGGCTCGCGCAGGCCGCAGCCATCGCGTCGCTCGCGGCGCGCGACGAGCTGCTCGAGCGGGTCGAGGCGCTCGTCGCCGAGCGCGAGCGCGTGACGGCCGCGCTGCGCCGGCAGGGCTGGACGCTGCCCGACAGCTCGGCCAACTTCGTCTGGCTGCGGCTCGGCGACCGGAGCGCGGAGTTCGCCGCCGCCTGCGACGCGGTGGGCGTGTCGGTGCGGCCCTACGGAGCCGACGGCGTACGCGTCACCATCGGCGAGCGCGAGGCCAACGACCTGTTCGTCCAGGTCGCGGAGGCGTGGCTCTCGCGCTGA
- a CDS encoding DinB family protein encodes MTELPLAAAPARTEPAPDADLDERAMLEGWLDYHRATLLGKCAGLTEEQLSRRPVPPSSLSLLGLLRHLTEVERGWFRGALAGEQVEPVYYSEQAPDDDFDDLASTPAAEVVARFEAECEHSRRLVAAETSYDVRSRGRDGRFSLRWIVSHMVEEYARHNGHADLLRECIDGSTGD; translated from the coding sequence ATGACCGAGCTCCCCCTCGCCGCAGCCCCCGCCCGCACCGAGCCGGCGCCCGACGCCGACCTCGACGAGCGCGCGATGCTCGAGGGGTGGCTCGACTACCACCGGGCCACGCTGCTGGGGAAGTGCGCCGGGCTGACCGAGGAGCAGCTGTCCAGGCGCCCGGTGCCCCCGTCGTCGCTCTCGCTGCTCGGCCTGCTGCGGCACCTGACCGAGGTGGAGCGCGGCTGGTTCCGCGGGGCCCTCGCCGGTGAGCAGGTGGAGCCGGTCTACTACTCGGAGCAGGCGCCCGACGACGACTTCGACGACCTCGCCTCGACCCCGGCCGCCGAGGTGGTCGCCCGCTTCGAGGCAGAGTGCGAGCACTCGCGCCGGCTCGTCGCGGCCGAGACCAGCTACGACGTGCGCAGCCGGGGCCGCGACGGCCGCTTCTCGCTGCGCTGGATCGTCAGCCACATGGTCGAGGAGTACGCGCGCCACAACGGCCACGCCGACCTGCTGCGCGAGTGCATCGACGGCTCGACGGGCGACTGA
- a CDS encoding YceI family protein → MNDFDERSSAIDDLTGDYAFDPAHTRIGFVARHAMVTKVRGTFTQFEGSFHLDAADPTRSSVQLAIQADSIDTGQEQRDAHLRTNDFLDVPNHPQLVFQSKEIKPVDEDVYSVTGDLTIKGVTRPVTLEVEFTGSAKDPFGNMRAGFEGRTTINRTEWGVNWNAALETGGFLVSEKVVLEIDVSGIKQADSAG, encoded by the coding sequence ATGAACGACTTCGACGAGCGCAGCTCGGCGATCGACGACCTCACCGGCGACTACGCGTTCGACCCGGCCCACACCCGCATCGGGTTCGTGGCCCGGCACGCGATGGTCACCAAGGTCCGCGGCACCTTCACGCAGTTCGAAGGCTCGTTCCACCTCGACGCCGCCGACCCCACCCGGTCGTCGGTGCAGCTGGCGATCCAGGCCGACAGCATCGACACCGGCCAGGAGCAGCGCGACGCGCACCTGCGCACCAACGACTTCCTCGACGTGCCCAACCACCCGCAGCTGGTGTTCCAGAGCAAGGAGATCAAGCCGGTCGACGAGGACGTCTACTCGGTGACCGGCGACCTCACCATCAAGGGCGTCACCCGCCCGGTGACGCTCGAGGTCGAGTTCACCGGCAGCGCGAAGGACCCCTTCGGCAACATGCGCGCGGGCTTCGAGGGCCGCACGACGATCAACCGCACCGAGTGGGGCGTCAACTGGAACGCGGCCCTCGAGACCGGTGGATTCCTCGTCAGCGAGAAGGTCGTGCTCGAGATCGACGTCTCCGGCATCAAGCAGGCCGACAGCGCCGGCTGA